The following are from one region of the Arachis duranensis cultivar V14167 chromosome 10, aradu.V14167.gnm2.J7QH, whole genome shotgun sequence genome:
- the LOC110276041 gene encoding cystathionine beta-lyase, chloroplastic-like isoform X1, which yields MAPSLVNDAVDCFAKGEILDPNISILVMNFENESDPFGAISNPLYQTTTFKQPNAIENGPYDYTRSEKSHSRCFKKLLWFYPLCICSMVLSIIWYNDIAKFGYTAMRRSKFTGEKDSSRSNSLTSQNDVKRPTSQN from the exons ATGGCTCCATCTTTGGTGAATGATGCAGTGGATTGTTTTGCTA AAGGGGAAATTTTGGACCCTAATATCTCAATATTGGTTATGAATTTTGAGAATGAATCTGATCCTTTTGGAGCAATCAGTAATCCGCTCTATCAGACTACTACTTTTAAGCAG CCTAACGCAATAGAAAATGGTCCCTATGATTATACCAGAAGTGAAAAATCCCACTCGAGATGCTTTAAAAAG TTGCTTTGGTTTTACCCGCTATGTATCTGTAGCATGGTTCTAAGCATCATCTG GTATAATGACATTGCCAAGTTTGGGTATACTGCAATGAGACGATCCAAGTTCACAGGAGAGAAAGACTCAAGTCGAAGCAATTCTCTAACTTCACAAAATGATGTAAAAAGGCCaacttcacaaaattaa
- the LOC110276041 gene encoding protein EI24 homolog isoform X2: MAPSLVNDAVDCFAKGEILDPNISILVMNFENESDPFGAISNPLYQTTTFKQLLWFYPLCICSMVLSIIWYNDIAKFGYTAMRRSKFTGEKDSSRSNSLTSQNDVKRPTSQN, translated from the exons ATGGCTCCATCTTTGGTGAATGATGCAGTGGATTGTTTTGCTA AAGGGGAAATTTTGGACCCTAATATCTCAATATTGGTTATGAATTTTGAGAATGAATCTGATCCTTTTGGAGCAATCAGTAATCCGCTCTATCAGACTACTACTTTTAAGCAG TTGCTTTGGTTTTACCCGCTATGTATCTGTAGCATGGTTCTAAGCATCATCTG GTATAATGACATTGCCAAGTTTGGGTATACTGCAATGAGACGATCCAAGTTCACAGGAGAGAAAGACTCAAGTCGAAGCAATTCTCTAACTTCACAAAATGATGTAAAAAGGCCaacttcacaaaattaa